Part of the Nicotiana sylvestris chromosome 5, ASM39365v2, whole genome shotgun sequence genome is shown below.
AAATTCTGTTAATTTTGATGTTAGTGTTCATTGCATGTACCTGATTTGAGTTTGTCTCAGATTACTTCAACATACTCCTGTAATTTCTTAGTATTAGACTTAGTTTCTGCTGAAAATGGGTACTGTAGTAGATGATGTTAActcttcttcaacttccaacGGTTTTGTTCCATTTTCCTTGGATCTTTCACATCCGTTCTATATTCATCCCTCAGATAATCCTGGAAGTCAACTAGTATCTGTTCCATTCAATGGTTGTGGGTTTGTGTTATGGCGTAACAGTATGCTCACTTCCCTTTCTGCAAAGAACAAACATAATCTATTAGATGACAGAGTCAATAAACCCACTCCTGAATCTCCTTATTACCCACATTGGGAGAGGTGCAATGATATGGTCAAAGCCTGGATAACTAACTCAGTATCTAGAGAAATAGCTATTAGTGTAATGTGTTTTAAAACTGCTAAGGAAGTCTGGAAGATATAAATGAAAGGTTTGGTCAGTAAAACGGGTCTAAATACATTCAAATACAAAGGGAAATCAGCTCTACTACTCAAGGCTCCTCTGATATAGCCTTTTACTTCACAAAGATCAGGAGTTTATGGGATGAGCTGAACTCTTCATATGTAGGTCCTACTTGTTCATGTGGTGCATTACCTAAATTCATAGAGGACCAATAGTTGTTTCAGTTTCTCAATGGTCTAAATGATTCATACACAACTGTTAAAAGTGCCATCATGTTAATCAATCCTCTCCCACCAATCAGCAAAGCCTATAGTCTTTTACAACAAGATGAGAGTCAAAGAGAAGCTCACTCTGTTGCTCCTAACTTCTCTGGTGATGCCACCTCTTTCTTGGTGTCTCCTAGTGCTTCTACTACAAATAGGACTTTCAGTCAAAAGGTGAATTTTGAGGCCAGAAAATCTGCTCCAAATGTCTCTTGCAAATACTGCAAGAAGCCTGGCCACACTGTTGACAAGTGCTACAGACTTCATGGGTTCCCTACTGATTTCAAGTTCACCAAGAGTAAGAAATATGCTTCTTGTGTTCAGACTGAAAGTCCATCCACCACTGCTGTTACTACTACTTCTCAGTATGCTGATTCTTCAGCCCATGGGTTTACCAAGGAACAGTATCAACACCTGTTGACCTTGTTCCAACAAGTTCAGATGTCAAACACTTCCACACATGATGCCTCGAATATGGATCAATCTGCTTTTGCACACTTTGCAGGTTTGTTTAGCAAGTATGCTGTAGATTCTAAGGTTTCTCATGTGTGTGCATCCTCTCAATTAGGTGTCAACCCTTGGATCTTAGATATAGGGGCTACAAATCACATGACTCCACATAAACATCTTCTTTTTAATGTCCAATCATTAATCAAGCCTTTCCTTGTCACTCTACCTAATGGATATAAAGCTAAAGTTGTATCAACTGGATCTCTGTATTTTAGGCATGATATGATTTTACTTCATGTTCTTCTGGTGCCATCTTTTCACTTCAATTTGATATCAGTTCATCAGCTTATATGTCAGCTAGATTGTTTAGAACTTTTTACCAAAATAATTTGTTCTTTACAGGGCCCTTCACTGAAGAGGCCACTGGAAATTGGTAAAGCTGCAGGCAGGCTGTACTACCTCCATCCAGATGGTGATCTCTTTCCTGTTCCATCTGATTCTCTGAATGTTTCTTCTAGTAGTTTACCTAGTTCTGTTTCTACTTCTAGTGATTTACCTTCTTCTGCTTCAATTGTATCTGATAAGTCCAGCCATATTGTTACACATGTTAATGGTACTCCTAATTGTAATCAATTTCATTACCTTAATAAATTGGACTTGTTTTGACATCAAAGATTAGGACACATGCCTTATCATAGAATGAAAACTATTCCTTTCTTATCTGATAAAGTGTCTTCCAATCAAAGTTTCATGTGTCCTGTTTGTCCTCTAGCAAGACAACATAGATTACCTTTTCCTGAGAGTGTTATACACTCTTCTGCTCCCTTTCAACTAGTACACATTGACATTTGGGGTCCATATAATACTAGAACTTACAATGGTTTCAGATATTTTTTAACTTTGGTTGATGATTGCACTAGAGCCACATGGACTCATCTCCTTTCTTGCAAGAGCAATGCTCCTTCTGTCCTTAAAGCTTTTACTATCATGGTTAAAGTTCATTTTAAATCTTCTGTCCAATCTTTTAGGTCTGACAATGCTTTTGAACTTGGTGGAAGTTCTGAAGCCACCAAGTTCTTCTCAAGCCAAGGCATTCTCCATCAGACCACTATTCCTTgcacccctcaacaaaatggggtGGTTGAAAGGAAACACAAACACTTATTGGAAATCTCCAGGGCTCTTCTTTTTCAGTCTAACCTTCCTCTCAAATATTGGGGGTGAATGTGTTCTGACTGCCACTTACCTCATCAATAGACTTCCTTCTGTTGTTTTGAAGGGTATCTCTCCTTATGAAAAACTTCATGGTCTTCCTCCACTTTATGATCACTTAAAGTCTTTTGTATGTTTATGCTTTGCTACTTCACCTAAGTTTGGCAGAGAAAAATTCCAGGCTAGAGCTATCCATTCTATATTTTTGGGGTACCCCTTTGGTAAAAAGGGTTACAAACTTCTTAACCTTACTACtcattccattttcttttctagGGATGTGGTTTCTCATGAAAATATATTTCCCTACAAGTCTGATCACCCTTCTATCTTTCCCTCTTCCTTCAGACTTTGTagattcttcctcttcttcttcttcaccttcTCCAACTCCTGATGTTTCCACATCTCAAATTCTCCTGATCCCTCTCCTCCTATATCTGACTCTTCTCCTTTTATTCCTTCTCCTCCACCTTTGAGAAAATCAATCAGAACAGTCCATCAACCTTCCTATCTCAAAGATTAAGTTTGTTCCTCTATCTCTTCCTCTCACTCTCTTCCTTCCTCTTCCAAGGTCTCTTCTATTGACATACACATGCATGAGCCCCAGTTCTACCAGCAAGCTGCCTCACATCCTGCTTGGCAAGAGGCCATGCTAAAGGAATTCCAAGCCTTTGAGGTAAACCAGACTTGGGACATTGTCCCTTTACCTTCTCAGAAGAAGGCTATTCCTTGCAAGTGGGTTtacaaaatcaaacaaagggCTGATGGTTCTATTGAGAGATATAAGGCCAGGTTAGTCATTAGGGGTGACACTCAAAAGGAGGGCATTGACTTTACTGAAACCTTTTCCCTCGTTGTCAAGTTAACCACCATCAAATGCTTACTCACTTTGGCTGCTAAATGGAGCTGGACTGTGTTTCAACTTGATGTGAATAATGCCTTCCTTCATGGGGATCTCCATGAGGAAGTTTATATGAAGGTTCCACCTGGTCTTGATGTATctgctccttcttcttcccctCCCCTGGTTTGCAGACTCAAGAAGTCCCTTTATGGCCTTAGGAAAGCTTCTAGGCAGTGGTTTTCAAAACTGTCTGAAGCCTTGCAATCCAAAAGCTACATTTCCAGCATGAATGATTATTCCTTATTCACTAAGGTCTCTTTTGATTCTCTGATTGTCTTGGCTGTCTATGTTGATGACATATTACTAGCAGGTAATGATGTTGTTGGGATGAACTCTTTGAAGTCTTTCTTGGATGCCCAATTCAAAATGAAAGACCTGGGGTCAGTTCACTATTTTTTTGGGGTTGGAAATCTCTCTTATCCCTCAAGGTTATGTGATGAGCCAACACAAGTACACTTCTGACCTTTTAGCTGAGTTTCATTGTCAACACTTCTCTCTTGTTATGACCCCCTTAGATCCTTCTGTGAAGCTGGTGTTAGACATGGGGGAGCCTGTTTCTTATCCTAGCCTATATAGGAGATTGATTGGAAAGCTCAACTCTTGCAACATACTAGGCCTGATATTTATTTCTCCGTTCAACATTTGAGCCAATTTCTTCAAAAACCTCAAGTTCCCCATATGTTGGCAGCTTTACATGTTttcagatatttacttaatgatcCAGCTCAAGGGGTGCTCCTCTCCAGCTCATCTTATCTATCTCTAACTGCATATTCTGACTCTGATTGGGCTGCTTGTGCCATTTCTCGCAAATCTGTCATTGGTTATTATGTTACCCTTGGTGGTAGCCCAATTTCTTGGAAAAGCAAGAAGCAACCTACTCTCTCCTTGTCCTCAGCTGAAGCTGAATACAGAGCTCTTCGCAAGATTTGAGCTGAGATTTCTTGGTTGCTTAGACTTCTAGGTGATCTTGGTTTGTCCATTTCCAGCCCAGTTCCCATTTATTGTGACAACCAGGTAGCTCTCTATATTGCCAAGAACCCAGTTTTCCACGAGCGCAcaaaacacattgagattgactgTCATTATGTGCGCACTTGCTTGCAAGCTGGTTTGATTTCCTTGCATTTTATCTCCAGCTCCAATCAGTTAGCTGACATTATGACCAAAGCTCTTCATGGTCCTGTTCATCATGGTTTACTTTGCAAGCTTGGTGTTTTTTCACCCTCAAGCTTGAAGGGGAGTGTTAGCCCAAATACATCTCAGGCCCAACTGTCACAGGCTCAATCAGCTAAGTGAAAGCAGAAGGCCCTTTTATAGTTTCTTAGTTTACACTTTCATATAtttttcattttcagattttacatTTATATTTGTCTCTTACACTTGTAAATATAAATAGAGACTTCTCAATAATAGCTTGAGTTTTGGTCAATTGAGATTTGACCGACTCATTTCAGTCATCTTCTTCTCTCAACCCTTCTAGGGTTTTCTTCTGTTACTTTCCACCATAGCCATCAAGCTTCGAGTTTAACAGTTTAAGTAATCAAAACTTCAAATGTCTTAATCGAAACATCGGGTAGTTTATTTATTACTCCCTCTGTCCCATTTTATGTGACACCCATTCCCTTTTAATCTATCCCAAAAAGAATGACATTtttctatatttagaaacaattcaacttaaaacttcaaattttaacCTTAGAgagatgatttatagccacacacaTGTCCATGAATTGCTGTGGAACTCAAGTTTgaaaagtctttctttctttcttcttaaaatcCGTGCTAAGTTAAACATTATCGCATAAAAGGGGACGAGAGAGTATATGCACTGGCTGATAAATGAACATCAGCACGGAAATGAATGGTGATGTCTTGTCCCTCGGTATTTTTTTACATTTTGGATAAGCTCGGGAAAGGAAGTCCGATTCAAAAGGAGAAAACAGAAAAGTTAGTAATAATCTATTGGTCCTGATAATAGCAAATCTTTTACAAATGGTTTTGCATTGTTAAGAAATTTAGAGCAGTGTTCTTCACAGGAATTTCATCGAACAAAACGGCGGCACTCTAGGTAAACAATGACTTGGCATGCAAATCAACCAAAGCAGAGCACACATACACGCTTAAAAGCAAATCAGAACGTTCATGTAAAAGGGCGTGAATCACTTGGCCCAAATTTGACATTTCGAACACCATTTGAATGCACGGAAGAGAAGTGATGGAGAGCAAGAGCATGGAACTTATTTtggcaaaaatggaggaaaaaatGGTTTATAAAAGCAAAGGGATTTTTTGGGCTAAGGATCTTGAAGAAGCTGATTAACGTCGTAAGGTTGTTGTTAGGAATTGCTCCCTAAAGATTTTGAGCTACTCCTACTTTAAACCACGAGAGTTGAGAAACAAGTTTTCTTTTGCAATGAATTGATTACATCAATATATGGAATAGAATGGAACAATATAAGTAAAAAGGTTCATTACTTCAATTTCTATTGAAGTAGAAAAATGTGTCCTTAGTCTAGAGACAAAAGAATAACATCCATTCTTTATGTAGCTAAACTCATTAAATCTATCTAGTGTTTCTTCTAACTCCTGAACTGTACACAGTGGAGGGGGTTAATTTCCTTGTCACTTCCTCAAGCGAGATGTGAGATCAACGAAAAAGTCTTCACTGCACGGAATTGTGAGACCACCCATTGGGTGATCAAAGCCAACTTCTTCCTCAGCTTGACTAAGCAAGTCTTGAAATGCCGGTTGACTCAAAAATGATATAGGGATTACACATCTGTTCTTTTGCTTCTCCCCAACATACACAGCAAAGTGGCCCTTGGGAACATCTCCACTGGTCGAAGACTTCTTGATCATACGAAGAATTGCCATGATCTTTTAGTTTTAGTAAGAAAGAAAGAATTACTAAAGAACTCAAAAGCCGAGAAAGCTTTCAATACTTTCAAGTTTGGTGAGATCTGTGGTGGTAGACACCTCTTTGAATATGTTTATATAGGCAATGACAACTCATAGAACACAGCTGATATGTGTTGAATAGGAATTTGTGGACACCAGCAGAAGACAATGTCCCTGAAAATCACATGCTTTTGTCTTCCAAGTATCAATAACTTTGCACTATTAGTTCAAGAACATTAGGCCCTACCTTTTTTAAAACTTGGAACAAAGCATCTTAAACTGCAGAAATCTCAAGAATAGATGAAGCCTTGAGCTATTCATGCCAGTACCACTAGGCCAAGTGCTTCTTAGCTTTGTCCATGGAACAGGCCCTACCTTTTCTTTGAACCTGGAACAAGAGTATCCTTCAAAATCAACGTGCTAAAGAGGAATCGTGCCTTGTGAATATTTATGTCTAGATACACATCCCCGAAAATTCATAAATGTAACATGGTTTTGTTGTTCCTTGaggaaataaaataattttctatcACCCTAATTGTTAGGGATATATTAGATATGTCCTAGATCCAATCTCatgtttgatgatttgaacatatttcaTGAATGTTAtttcatataaaatatatatatgacatttgatattcttttatcattattattaattgcttgattattttgataaggtccttgattaaattttaagACTTGTCATCGTGAttgagatcatgataatgagagtaaagtttcttataatttaatataAATTTAGTTCTTGATCATAGGATTGTTAATTTGGTCATtaataatccggttagatcaatatctaTGTGATCATCTTTAtaggataaagattagttgatctcattaactaaatcacatagatagatgatgcatatagagatatgatcattgaaccgactcattggataattcctaatggttagaattaccataaactgtcaataggatattctcttgaagaatgtgatgtaagagttttctttgacctgagatcgtcatagtaattgacaagttatttattgtgctttgatactagacacttatggccctagggcgatagttgaaaggatattgggtacgattaaatacttgtagaattagtaaTTGATctaagatggaatctgtcaactcttggtaatgagtttaagcttcatgttgtcatgaattataaacgaccaaactaagaccttggccagggcaattgaatgaaagaagaaattagtttcttaggtcattcaatggtcgattatatttgacatgaacacatagttggtcgcctatttggatttgacagttgaaccatatcctagggtgatccagagctataaggacagaagaaattactacattatttttctactggttcttgagagtaaattgtatacttcattctaTGTGGtcattaaggagtgttgctagacgccacccttgattagtatattgatgtgatcaatttactaccggcttagtattgaacctatgaggTCGCACACGAACGAGTGTTCTGAtattgctaaaggattaattactttattatttgataattaaattaaggaatttaattagtcaaataaatttagttattagtccaaatgaaatattattatattctttgctagcacataggatataattaatattgtgaataaATTGAAGTTTCTATTTGGCCAGAAAATCAAATTGtatctcttggttgaaatatatataattaatatttgtttatataaggtgtatatatataatattaatgaAGAACACTTGATCCAATTTTGATTGGACATAGAATTCCATGAAGGAATTCCTACggcagaatttcaattcaaactcCTCAATATCTTGGAAGATTTATCTCATTAGAATGCGATATATTTTTCAATGGGAAACTTTTATAAAGTTAATAAAGGAAGTTTGTCATAATCATCCCACTTAGAATGGGATATATTTTTCAATGGATTCGATTTTTATATTAAAAGGCTTACTCTTGATTTAGAATCAGAGGACATTCAATTGCAGTAGCAAAAACTCTctattcttccttttttttagcttccattttgaagtgaaaaataaCAGGTTTGAGAAGCCATAAAAATCAAGAGACAAACATTCTTTACAATAACAGTTCTTGTCGTATAACATTGAGTtgtgatttttgagaaaaattttaACATAATATTTTGTTCAATTTTGTTCACGGATTTCactgatcaaagagttgatagcaaggatcagtctcggtgtggatacgcatagagtcttcgcacaatcgaagaaattttttgaaacaa
Proteins encoded:
- the LOC138868447 gene encoding uncharacterized protein — its product is MGTVVDDVNSSSTSNGFVPFSLDLSHPFYIHPSDNPGSQLVSVPFNGCGFVLWRNSMLTSLSAKNKHNLLDDRVNKPTPESPYYPHWERCNDMVKAWITNSVSREIAISFLNGLNDSYTTVKSAIMLINPLPPISKAYSLLQQDESQREAHSVAPNFSGDATSFLVSPSASTTNRTFSQKVNFEARKSAPNVSCKYCKKPGHTVDKCYRLHGFPTDFKFTKSKKYASCVQTESPSTTAVTTTSQYADSSAHGFTKEQYQHLLTLFQQVQMSNTSTHDASNMDQSAFAHFAGLFSKYAVDSKVSHVCASSQLGVNPWILDIGATNHMTPHKHLLFNVQSLIKPFLVTLPNGYKAKVVSTGSLYFRHDMILLHVLLGPSLKRPLEIGKAAGRLYYLHPDGDLFPVPSDSLNVSSSSLPSSVSTSSDLPSSASIVSDKSSHIVTHVNGTPNCLTMLLNLVEVLKPPSSSQAKAFSIRPLFLAPLNKMGWLKGNTNTYWKSPGLFFFSLTFLSNIGGECVLTATYLINRLPSVVLKGISPYEKLHGLPPLYDHLKSFGCGFS